The proteins below are encoded in one region of Cololabis saira isolate AMF1-May2022 chromosome 11, fColSai1.1, whole genome shotgun sequence:
- the skor2 gene encoding SKI family transcriptional corepressor 2 isoform X1: protein MDKTHLSSSNELIMTSSTGPYQQEPLTPPRAAHHHSSSSSLSSPSPSSSPLKPNQVGQVILYGVPIVSLVIDNNERLCLAQISNTLLKNYSYNEIHNRRVALGITCVQCTPVQLEILRRAGAMPISSRRCGMITKREAERLCKSFLGENSPPKLPDNFAFDVTHECAWGCRGNFIPARYNSSRAKCIKCSFCNMYFSPNKFIFHSHRTPDAKYTQPDAANFNSWRRHLKLTDKHPPEELIYAWEDVKAMFNGGSRKRALPSSAHCSSMGSMKTHPGSVGSHIMGPELGAQKRSRFEDEDDLDGGSLSPRKTARSYPVIPVPSKGFGMLQKFPPTSLFPSPYPFPAFSLCQQKKEDSEVSVGQKGAGLSGLLWPGRKDAFYPPFCMFWPPRAAGGIPVPTYLQPQPSTLSSLTDNPSLRQAFLDLSDPVESGAVNGNGNSVSASMAPGSGTTTSRTGLFDPECTTVTPDLRPVTSEGWLKLLDNPTLQTRKPSYSSAFRPVVKDAESIAKLHGNSGGAAGATDEDFESGVAGSDQHQRLSPTSSCSYGSESGGDGEAEGGESEEEGEVDVESSKQEEEEEEEEGNFTSRPRQTETNLYLPTLSDSTGEERGKESGNGAVYPGISPQSSSNPTLQESLSLPASPRTSLPLSSSTPPHREDTAYKNVPKNRDEGLPAYATKDTSSISDENKEQSSFFVPESETSAPDYWRESSGDQCRGATSPVPLKKDVENMEKEELQKVLLEQIDFRRRLEQEFHALKGTSPFPVFHNFQDQMKRELAYREEMVQQLQMIPYANIIRKEKISSHFSK, encoded by the exons ATGGACAAGACTCATCTTTCAAGCTCTAATGAGTTAATAATGACAAGCTCAACAGGACCTTATCAACAGGAGCCTCTCACTCCACCCAGGGCCGCACATCACCATTCCTCATCCTCTTCTTTATCCTcaccctctccttcctcctcgCCCCTTAAACCCAACCAAGTCGGGCAGGTCATCCTGTACGGAGTTCCAATTGTGTCACTGGTCATTGATAACAACGAGAGATTGTGTTTGGCACAGATTTCCAATACACTCCTCAAGAACTACAGCTATAATGAGATTCATAATCGTCGCGTGGCACTGGGCATCACCTGTGTCCAGTGCACTCCAGTTCAGCTGGAAATACTCCGTAGGGCTGGTGCCATGCCCATTTCATCACGCCGCTGCGGCATGATCACTAAGCGTGAAGCCGAGCGCCTGTGTAAGTCCTTCCTGGGAGAGAACTCGCCGCCGAAACTGCCAGACAACTTTGCTTTTGATGTTACACATGAATGCGCCTGGGGTTGCCGTGGTAACTTCATACCAGCACGTTACAACAGCTCCAGGGCCAAATGCATCAAGTGCTCCTTCTGCAACATGTACTTCTCCCCAAACAAGTTCATTTTCCACTCCCACCGCACCCCAGATGCCAAGTACACCCAGCCTGATGCTGCCAATTTTAACTCATGGCGACGACACCTCAAACTTACTGACAAACACCCTCCCGAAGAGTTGATCTATGCATGGGAAGACGTCAAAGCTATGTTCAATGGAGGAAGTCGAAAGAGAGCACTGCCCTCTTCGGCTCACTGTTCCTCCATGGGTTCTATGAAGACTCACCCAGGTTCAGTGGGGTCTCACATAATGGGACCTGAACTGGGTGCTCAGAAAAGGTCCCGCTtcgaagatgaagatgatctagATGGAGGTAGTCTTTCTCCCCGCAAAACAGCCCGCAGCTACCCTGTCATCCCTGTCCCAAGCAAGGGCTTCGGCATGTTACAGAAGTTCCCTCCTACATCTCTCTTCCCTTCCCCTTATCCCTTCCCAGCATTTAGCCTGTGCCagcagaaaaaagaggacaGTGAGGTTTCAGTTGGGCAGAAGGGAGCAGGGTTGTCAGGTCTGTTATGGCCTGGCCGTAAAGACGctttttaccctcctttctgtatgttttggcCACCAAGAGCAGCAGGAGGAATTCCTGTCCCCACCTATCTCCAGCCTCAGCCCAGCACCCTCTCCTCCCTGACTGACAACCCCTCTCTCCGCCAGGCCTTTCTAGATCTCTCAGACCCCGTTGAATCTGGAGCTGTAAACGGCAATGGAAACAGTGTCAGTGCAAGCATGGCCCCTGGCAGTGGGACCACCACATCTAGAACAGGGCTCTTTGACCCAGAGTGCACAACAGTTACACCTGACCTTCGCCCTGTGACATCTGAGGGATGGCTCAAACTGTTGGACAACCCAACACTCCAAACAAGAAAGCCGAGCTACAGTTCTGCCTTTCGCCCAGTCGTTAAGGACGCAGAGAGCATCGCTAAGCTCCATGGCAACAGCGGAGGAGCCGCTGGGGCAACAGATGAAGATTTTGAATCTGGGGTTGCTGGATCGGACCAACATCAGCGACTGTCGCCTACCAGCAGTTGCAGTTATGGAAGTGAAAGCGGAGGCGACGGAGAAGCAGAGGGAGGAGAGAGCGAGGAGGAGGGCGAAGTGGATGTGGAGTCATCAaaacaggaggaagaggaggaggaagaggaggggaaTTTCACTAGTAGGCCTCGACAGACTGAAACCAACCTTTATCTTCCTACTTTGAGTGACAGCACTGGGGAGGAAAGGGGAAAGGAGAGCGGGAATGGTGCAGTGTATCCGGGCATCTCCCCTCAGTCTTCCTCGAATCCCACCCTACAGGAATCGCTGAGCTTACCTGCCTCTCCTCGGACCAGTCTGCCTCTCTCCAGCTCTACCCCACCTCACCGAGAAGACACGGCTTACAAAAAC GTTCCGAAAAATAGAGACGAAGGTCTACCTGCATATGCGACCAAAGACACTTCCAGCATTTCTG ATGAAAACAAAGAGCAGAGTAGTTTCTTTGTGCCCGAGAGTGAGACATCAGCGCCGGACTATTGGAGGGAGAGCTCAG GTGATCAGTGCAGAGGTGCTACTTCTCCTGTACCACTAAAGAAGGATGTTGAAAACATGGAGAAAG AAGAACTCCAGAAAGTTCTGCTGGAGCAGATCGACTTCAGGAGACGACTGGAACAAGAGTTTCATGCTCTGAAGGGCACCTCACCATTTCCTGTTTTCC ATAATTTTCAAGATCAGATGAAAAGAGAACTCGCCTACAGAGAGGAAATGGTGCAGCAGTTACAGATG atacCCTACGCAAACAtcattagaaaagaaaaaatcagcTCCCATTTCAGCAAATAG
- the ier3ip1 gene encoding immediate early response 3-interacting protein 1, with amino-acid sequence MAFTLYSLIQTAILCTNAVAVLHEERFLSKMGWGVEQGVGGFGDDPGIKAQILNLIRSVRTIMRVPLIIVNTACIILLLLFG; translated from the exons ATGGCGTTTACTCTCTACTCTCTCATCCAGACCGCTATTCTGTGCACGAATGCGGTCGCTGTGTTGCATGAGGAGCGGTTTCTCAGCAAGA TGGGCTGGGGCGTTGAACAAGGAGTTGGGGGTTTTGGGGATGATCCAGGAATCAAAGCTCAGATACTCAACCTCATCCGTTCAGTCAGGACCATCATGAGAG TGCCCTTGATAATAGTGAACACTGCCTGCATCATCCTGCTGTTGCTGTTTGGTTGA
- the skor2 gene encoding SKI family transcriptional corepressor 2 isoform X2, with product MDKTHLSSSNELIMTSSTGPYQQEPLTPPRAAHHHSSSSSLSSPSPSSSPLKPNQVGQVILYGVPIVSLVIDNNERLCLAQISNTLLKNYSYNEIHNRRVALGITCVQCTPVQLEILRRAGAMPISSRRCGMITKREAERLCKSFLGENSPPKLPDNFAFDVTHECAWGCRGNFIPARYNSSRAKCIKCSFCNMYFSPNKFIFHSHRTPDAKYTQPDAANFNSWRRHLKLTDKHPPEELIYAWEDVKAMFNGGSRKRALPSSAHCSSMGSMKTHPGSVGSHIMGPELGAQKRSRFEDEDDLDGGSLSPRKTARSYPVIPVPSKGFGMLQKFPPTSLFPSPYPFPAFSLCQQKKEDSEVSVGQKGAGLSGLLWPGRKDAFYPPFCMFWPPRAAGGIPVPTYLQPQPSTLSSLTDNPSLRQAFLDLSDPVESGAVNGNGNSVSASMAPGSGTTTSRTGLFDPECTTVTPDLRPVTSEGWLKLLDNPTLQTRKPSYSSAFRPVVKDAESIAKLHGNSGGAAGATDEDFESGVAGSDQHQRLSPTSSCSYGSESGGDGEAEGGESEEEGEVDVESSKQEEEEEEEEGNFTSRPRQTETNLYLPTLSDSTGEERGKESGNGAVYPGISPQSSSNPTLQESLSLPASPRTSLPLSSSTPPHREDTAYKNVPKNRDEGLPAYATKDTSSISDENKEQSSFFVPESETSAPDYWRESSGDQCRGATSPVPLKKDVENMEKEELQKVLLEQIDFRRRLEQEFHALKGTSPFPVFHEKRTRLQRGNGAAVTDDTLRKHH from the exons ATGGACAAGACTCATCTTTCAAGCTCTAATGAGTTAATAATGACAAGCTCAACAGGACCTTATCAACAGGAGCCTCTCACTCCACCCAGGGCCGCACATCACCATTCCTCATCCTCTTCTTTATCCTcaccctctccttcctcctcgCCCCTTAAACCCAACCAAGTCGGGCAGGTCATCCTGTACGGAGTTCCAATTGTGTCACTGGTCATTGATAACAACGAGAGATTGTGTTTGGCACAGATTTCCAATACACTCCTCAAGAACTACAGCTATAATGAGATTCATAATCGTCGCGTGGCACTGGGCATCACCTGTGTCCAGTGCACTCCAGTTCAGCTGGAAATACTCCGTAGGGCTGGTGCCATGCCCATTTCATCACGCCGCTGCGGCATGATCACTAAGCGTGAAGCCGAGCGCCTGTGTAAGTCCTTCCTGGGAGAGAACTCGCCGCCGAAACTGCCAGACAACTTTGCTTTTGATGTTACACATGAATGCGCCTGGGGTTGCCGTGGTAACTTCATACCAGCACGTTACAACAGCTCCAGGGCCAAATGCATCAAGTGCTCCTTCTGCAACATGTACTTCTCCCCAAACAAGTTCATTTTCCACTCCCACCGCACCCCAGATGCCAAGTACACCCAGCCTGATGCTGCCAATTTTAACTCATGGCGACGACACCTCAAACTTACTGACAAACACCCTCCCGAAGAGTTGATCTATGCATGGGAAGACGTCAAAGCTATGTTCAATGGAGGAAGTCGAAAGAGAGCACTGCCCTCTTCGGCTCACTGTTCCTCCATGGGTTCTATGAAGACTCACCCAGGTTCAGTGGGGTCTCACATAATGGGACCTGAACTGGGTGCTCAGAAAAGGTCCCGCTtcgaagatgaagatgatctagATGGAGGTAGTCTTTCTCCCCGCAAAACAGCCCGCAGCTACCCTGTCATCCCTGTCCCAAGCAAGGGCTTCGGCATGTTACAGAAGTTCCCTCCTACATCTCTCTTCCCTTCCCCTTATCCCTTCCCAGCATTTAGCCTGTGCCagcagaaaaaagaggacaGTGAGGTTTCAGTTGGGCAGAAGGGAGCAGGGTTGTCAGGTCTGTTATGGCCTGGCCGTAAAGACGctttttaccctcctttctgtatgttttggcCACCAAGAGCAGCAGGAGGAATTCCTGTCCCCACCTATCTCCAGCCTCAGCCCAGCACCCTCTCCTCCCTGACTGACAACCCCTCTCTCCGCCAGGCCTTTCTAGATCTCTCAGACCCCGTTGAATCTGGAGCTGTAAACGGCAATGGAAACAGTGTCAGTGCAAGCATGGCCCCTGGCAGTGGGACCACCACATCTAGAACAGGGCTCTTTGACCCAGAGTGCACAACAGTTACACCTGACCTTCGCCCTGTGACATCTGAGGGATGGCTCAAACTGTTGGACAACCCAACACTCCAAACAAGAAAGCCGAGCTACAGTTCTGCCTTTCGCCCAGTCGTTAAGGACGCAGAGAGCATCGCTAAGCTCCATGGCAACAGCGGAGGAGCCGCTGGGGCAACAGATGAAGATTTTGAATCTGGGGTTGCTGGATCGGACCAACATCAGCGACTGTCGCCTACCAGCAGTTGCAGTTATGGAAGTGAAAGCGGAGGCGACGGAGAAGCAGAGGGAGGAGAGAGCGAGGAGGAGGGCGAAGTGGATGTGGAGTCATCAaaacaggaggaagaggaggaggaagaggaggggaaTTTCACTAGTAGGCCTCGACAGACTGAAACCAACCTTTATCTTCCTACTTTGAGTGACAGCACTGGGGAGGAAAGGGGAAAGGAGAGCGGGAATGGTGCAGTGTATCCGGGCATCTCCCCTCAGTCTTCCTCGAATCCCACCCTACAGGAATCGCTGAGCTTACCTGCCTCTCCTCGGACCAGTCTGCCTCTCTCCAGCTCTACCCCACCTCACCGAGAAGACACGGCTTACAAAAAC GTTCCGAAAAATAGAGACGAAGGTCTACCTGCATATGCGACCAAAGACACTTCCAGCATTTCTG ATGAAAACAAAGAGCAGAGTAGTTTCTTTGTGCCCGAGAGTGAGACATCAGCGCCGGACTATTGGAGGGAGAGCTCAG GTGATCAGTGCAGAGGTGCTACTTCTCCTGTACCACTAAAGAAGGATGTTGAAAACATGGAGAAAG AAGAACTCCAGAAAGTTCTGCTGGAGCAGATCGACTTCAGGAGACGACTGGAACAAGAGTTTCATGCTCTGAAGGGCACCTCACCATTTCCTGTTTTCC ATGAAAAGAGAACTCGCCTACAGAGAGGAAATGGTGCAGCAGTTACAGATG atacCCTACGCAAACAtcattag